In Phaeodactylum tricornutum CCAP 1055/1 chromosome 21, whole genome shotgun sequence, the following proteins share a genomic window:
- a CDS encoding predicted protein, whose translation MHLSLQAINADDFAVLANKLKAELGQEKGNHIHGSIIPHENDILLGRGGKNNQHFGNIQLRNMTRQFCSAYYGATKKEKPAVARGLVQCIQNLNPPGRFLKHSLGGWEEATASVAQEKASQSLRDTVASVLKEANIQDGTHPKNEVFTQKCLDELHPGSSRHPKSATKDSVLFQDSTEQLPNKIARSYQESESSCQVRMPDSLAVNFGDQMLLSMDATSSISLQEEFNENGKRSRISFLEADLNSKIQRFSTDRAFCTMGLIDNSDFSSMANSKPQYQISSQVTTSRVPCTTSTKLSFDTWTGNGGFSLNDAARYAHLAAQRKRQFSTSINSESKEDQEIELFSADALDSIVWDDDDIKLDSTSSFQLAPGQHQAASAWDDEDAFRRRIRNLLQEL comes from the exons ATGCATTTATCTCTTCAGGCCATTAATGCGGACGACTTTGCTGTACTTGCCAACAAGCTAAAAGCTGAGCTTGGCCAAGAGAAAGGGAACCATATTCACGGGAGCATTATTCCGCACGAAAATGATATTCTGCTTGGCAGAG GAGGCAAGAATAACCAGCACTTCGGAAATATTCAACTGCGAAACATGACTCGGCAATTCTGCTCCGCCTATTACGGCGCCaccaaaaaggaaaagccCGCCGTTGCTCGAGGTTTGGTTCAATGTATCCAGAACTTAAATCCACCGGGACGTTTCCTGAAGCATTCATTGGGAGGGTGGGAAGAGGCAACAGCATCTGTCGCTCAAGAGAAAGCTAGCCAGAGCCTCCGTGATACGGTGGCGTCAGTCTTAAAGGAAGCAAACATCCAGGATGGCACACACCCGAAAAACGAAGTTTTCACTCAAAAATGTCTTGACGAACTACATCCCGGGTCGAGTCGCCATCCTAAATCTGCAACCAAAGATTCAGTCTTATTTCAAGATTCTACTGAGCAATTGCCTAACAAAATCGCCCGTTCATATCAGGAGAGTGAGTCTTCATGTCAGGTTCGCATGCCCGATAGCTTAGCTGTGAACTTTGGCGACCAAATGTTACTGTCGATGGACGCGACGTCGTCTATCTCCCTCCAAGAAGAGTTCAATGAAAATGGCAAGAGAAGTAGAATCTCTTTCTTAGAAGCCGATTTGAATAGCAAGATCCAACGTTTTTCTACGGATCGCGCCTTCTGCACCATGGGGCTTATAGACAATTCCGATTTTAGTTCGATGGCTAACTCGAAGCCCCAGTACCAGATATCGTCCCAGGTAACAACCAGTCGTGTGCCATGCACAACATCGACAAAACTCTCGTTCGACACCTGGACTGGAAATGGTGGCTTTAGCCTCAATGATGCAGCTCGGTACGCTCACCTCGCAGCGCAAAGGAAGAGGCAGTTCAGCACCAGCATAAACAGCGAAAGCAAGGAAGATCAAGAGATTGAACTTTTCAGTGCTGATGCGCTCGATTCTATTGTTTGGGACGACGATGATATCAAGCTTGATAGTACCTCTTCTTTTCAACTTGCTCCGGGTCAACACCAGGCCGCAAGCGCttgggacgacgaagacgctTTTCGTCGGCGCATTAGGAATCTCTTACAGGAATTGTAG